Below is a genomic region from Pseudomonas frederiksbergensis.
TGGAGATCGAGCGCGGATGTCGCTAACTCAGGTATTTCTTGGGCTCGGCAGCAATGTCGAGCGCGAAGCTCATTTGCAGGCGGGGCTGGAAGCGCTTGCCGGTTTTCTGGTGGATATGCGCTGCTCGGCGGTGTTCGAAAGCCAGCCGGTGGGGATCAAGAGCGGGCCGTTTTTCAATTTCGTGGTGTCGGCGTATACCGATCTGCCGTTGATGGAGCTGGATCGTCGGTTGAAGTTTATCGAGGCCGACAACGGTCGTTATGCTCCCGATCGCAAGGGCTTGCCGTTGGATATCGACGTGCTGCTGTATGGCGATCTGGTGGGTAATTTCGACGGATTGATCCTGCCCCGAGCGGAAATCCTGAAAAATGCCTTTGTGCTGTGGCCGTTGTCGCTGATAGCGCCGGACAGGGTGCATCCTGGCGAGGGTAAATGCTTTGCTACGCTGTGGAGTGAGGCGCAGATTGATCAGGTTCTGGCGCCGGTGGCTTTCGCGTGGCGTGGT
It encodes:
- the folK gene encoding 2-amino-4-hydroxy-6-hydroxymethyldihydropteridine diphosphokinase; amino-acid sequence: MSLTQVFLGLGSNVEREAHLQAGLEALAGFLVDMRCSAVFESQPVGIKSGPFFNFVVSAYTDLPLMELDRRLKFIEADNGRYAPDRKGLPLDIDVLLYGDLVGNFDGLILPRAEILKNAFVLWPLSLIAPDRVHPGEGKCFATLWSEAQIDQVLAPVAFAWRGEQLTPANLL